One window of Methanobrevibacter woesei genomic DNA carries:
- the cobI gene encoding precorrin-2 C(20)-methyltransferase, which produces MAEKGKLIGIGVGPGDSELLTLKAAKILETVPVVCSPKSSKEKESIALSIVRPLLEERKDYKRLMVVEPIFPMTEDKEELNICWDRAAFLVSSYLDSGRDVAFITLGDPSIFSTFSYVQERLKEKYTVETVPGITSFTACASAINESLVEQNQVLTIVPKIDDRLDDILEYSDSVVLMKASRNTKELEQSIESKNREKKIYSVENCTQENEKVIKGFSEDKPYLTTTIVKFEE; this is translated from the coding sequence ATGGCAGAAAAAGGAAAATTAATTGGAATAGGTGTTGGACCTGGAGACAGTGAATTATTAACTTTAAAAGCAGCAAAAATATTAGAAACTGTACCAGTTGTTTGTTCACCAAAATCCTCAAAAGAAAAAGAAAGTATAGCTCTATCAATCGTTAGACCACTTTTAGAAGAAAGAAAAGACTACAAAAGATTAATGGTAGTAGAACCAATCTTTCCTATGACTGAAGACAAAGAAGAATTAAATATATGCTGGGACAGAGCTGCATTTTTAGTATCCAGCTATTTAGATAGTGGAAGAGATGTTGCATTCATAACACTTGGAGATCCATCAATATTTTCAACATTCTCTTATGTGCAGGAAAGATTAAAAGAGAAATACACTGTAGAAACTGTTCCTGGAATTACTTCATTTACAGCTTGCGCTTCAGCTATTAATGAATCTCTTGTAGAACAGAATCAGGTTTTAACCATTGTACCTAAAATAGATGACAGATTAGACGACATTCTTGAGTACAGCGATTCAGTTGTTTTAATGAAAGCATCTAGAAATACAAAAGAATTAGAACAATCTATTGAATCAAAAAATAGAGAAAAGAAAATATATTCAGTTGAAAACTGTACACAGGAAAATGAAAAGGTAATTAAAGGCTTTTCTGAAGATAAACCTTATCTTACAACCACCATAGTTAAATTTGAAGAATAA
- a CDS encoding V4R domain-containing protein produces the protein MGGILIKKQKPIQIFSNKEDQIGVNVVKSPVKLTILEMLRDGDMEFDEIVSNTGKSKSTISVHLKSLREDGIISYRMDPKDNRKKIFYLKSKYLGSVNVCDNKEVDEVKSDFLIDNIVNTDEEFSLLLFHTLRSMLIQEGININPILHDTGVRIGEALFNKIYNPDLDIFIENLADFWKNKGLGKLSVDLGQIIKITTVDCFECALLPKVGQPVCFLDAGIFEALFGAYFKLPVNVIEVKCYTMGDEQCTFEIEPVGVKKS, from the coding sequence ATGGGAGGAATTCTTATAAAAAAACAGAAACCAATTCAAATATTTTCTAATAAGGAAGATCAAATTGGAGTAAATGTTGTGAAAAGTCCTGTTAAACTGACTATTCTAGAGATGCTTAGAGATGGAGATATGGAATTTGATGAAATTGTATCTAACACTGGAAAATCTAAATCAACAATTTCTGTTCATTTAAAATCTTTAAGAGAAGATGGAATTATTTCTTATAGGATGGATCCTAAGGACAATAGGAAAAAAATTTTTTATCTTAAATCTAAATACTTAGGTTCAGTTAATGTTTGTGATAATAAGGAAGTTGATGAAGTAAAATCTGATTTTTTAATTGATAATATTGTTAATACTGATGAAGAATTCTCATTATTGTTATTCCATACATTAAGATCCATGTTAATCCAAGAAGGAATAAACATTAATCCAATTTTACATGATACTGGTGTACGTATTGGTGAAGCTTTATTTAATAAAATATATAATCCAGATTTAGATATTTTCATTGAAAATTTAGCTGATTTCTGGAAAAATAAAGGTTTAGGTAAACTTTCAGTAGATTTGGGCCAAATTATTAAAATAACTACTGTGGACTGTTTTGAATGTGCTTTACTTCCAAAAGTAGGTCAGCCTGTTTGTTTTTTAGATGCAGGTATATTTGAAGCTTTATTTGGTGCTTACTTTAAATTACCTGTAAATGTAATTGAAGTCAAATGTTACACTATGGGTGATGAACAGTGTACATTTGAAATCGAACCAGTAGGTGTAAAAAAAAGTTAA
- a CDS encoding FprA family A-type flavoprotein, whose translation MKAKAQKIGEGVYWIGVLDWDLRSYHGYTLDGTTYNAYIVFGDEHVAVIDNAYPGKTAEMMARIEDAFEQEGRDEVKVDYIIQNHVELDHSGVLVDLHKRFPEAPIYCSEIAVKGLLKHYPSLEGAEFVTVGTGDSLEFDGRTLAFLDAFLLHWPDSMFTLLVEDGILFPNDAFGQHLCFPQRFDHEIPEYVLMDATKKFYANLITPLSKLVLKKFNEVTELGLLEQIKMIAPSHGQIWTDPMKVIGAYSAWATGECEDKITIIYDTMHYSTQHMAHEIAEGAMAEGYDVEIFFLHEDERSEIVKSVLTSKGVAIGDPTINDVPFPSIGDILYYLKGLRFDRTGINRKAVTFGSMGGKGGAPEEIAETLKECGFDVIDTQEIYFRPTAEESDASFELGQKLAKACKEL comes from the coding sequence ATGAAAGCAAAAGCACAAAAAATCGGTGAAGGAGTATACTGGATTGGTGTACTCGACTGGGATTTAAGAAGTTATCACGGTTATACTTTAGATGGAACTACTTACAATGCATATATTGTATTTGGTGATGAACATGTTGCTGTAATCGATAATGCATACCCAGGAAAAACCGCAGAAATGATGGCACGTATTGAAGACGCATTTGAACAAGAAGGCAGAGACGAAGTTAAAGTTGACTACATTATCCAAAACCACGTTGAATTAGATCATAGTGGTGTTTTAGTAGACTTACATAAAAGATTCCCAGAAGCACCTATTTACTGTTCTGAAATTGCAGTAAAAGGACTCTTAAAACATTACCCTTCCTTAGAAGGTGCTGAATTTGTAACTGTTGGAACTGGTGATTCTTTAGAATTTGACGGAAGAACCTTAGCATTCTTAGATGCATTCTTATTACACTGGCCAGACAGCATGTTCACATTACTCGTTGAAGACGGAATTTTATTCCCTAACGACGCATTTGGTCAACACTTATGTTTCCCACAAAGATTTGACCACGAAATCCCTGAATATGTCTTAATGGATGCAACTAAAAAATTCTATGCAAACTTAATTACTCCACTTTCAAAACTCGTTCTTAAAAAATTCAACGAAGTTACTGAACTTGGATTACTTGAACAAATTAAAATGATTGCACCATCCCACGGTCAAATCTGGACCGACCCAATGAAAGTAATTGGCGCATACAGTGCATGGGCTACTGGTGAATGTGAAGATAAAATTACCATTATCTACGACACAATGCACTACTCTACCCAACACATGGCTCATGAAATTGCAGAAGGTGCAATGGCTGAAGGATACGATGTAGAAATCTTCTTCTTACACGAAGATGAAAGAAGTGAAATCGTAAAAAGCGTATTAACCAGTAAAGGAGTAGCTATTGGAGACCCTACCATCAACGATGTTCCATTCCCAAGTATTGGAGATATCTTATACTACTTAAAAGGACTTAGATTTGACAGAACCGGTATTAACCGTAAAGCTGTAACCTTCGGTTCCATGGGTGGAAAAGGTGGAGCACCTGAAGAAATAGCTGAAACTCTTAAAGAATGTGGATTCGATGTAATCGACACTCAAGAAATCTACTTCAGACCAACTGCTGAAGAAAGTGATGCTAGCTTTGAATTAGGTCAAAAATTAGCAAAAGCTTGTAAAGAGTTATAA
- a CDS encoding ferritin-like domain-containing protein, whose protein sequence is MIKYEHKIGTTKGTDVEKEVQNNFMGETQEVGMYLAMSRQASREGYGELAEVFKRLAWEEAEHAARFAEMNGVIKETLKENIEMMLEGEKMANAEKREASEKAAEAGLEDATDFFKESSKDEGRHYKILEGILARYF, encoded by the coding sequence ATGATCAAATACGAACACAAAATCGGAACTACCAAAGGTACCGATGTAGAAAAAGAAGTTCAAAATAACTTTATGGGTGAAACCCAAGAAGTAGGTATGTACTTAGCTATGTCCAGACAAGCTTCCAGAGAAGGCTATGGGGAATTAGCTGAAGTATTCAAAAGATTAGCATGGGAAGAAGCTGAACATGCAGCAAGATTTGCTGAAATGAACGGAGTCATTAAAGAAACCCTCAAAGAAAACATCGAAATGATGTTAGAAGGAGAAAAAATGGCTAACGCTGAAAAAAGAGAAGCTTCCGAAAAAGCTGCAGAAGCAGGTCTTGAAGACGCAACCGACTTCTTTAAAGAAAGTTCTAAAGACGAAGGCCGTCACTACAAAATCTTAGAAGGAATCTTAGCTAGATACTTCTAA
- a CDS encoding site-2 protease family protein produces MNGIWYYIIAFFLVWILSLTFRRQLSNHGFEINFPTIMWKTKRFHNVIEKIANFSPRFWKWFMNVGIIISFIAMFFITYSLIQSLSTLIEAPAVSIVLPGVEMPGSTIYVPLGYGLISLATVLIVHEFSHGILSRVEKINIKSVGLLLFTILPGAFVEPDEEELVKSSRLSQLRVYAAGSMANIALAIVALLIFSAVGTYGIPNTFDENGIEIDRVVSDSPANGVLKEGMILESINNHTIKDSNDYMEVVETFVPGERVSIGTDQGIYNLTLSENPSNSSRGFVGVQAANHFEIKESVSSVFGDTIPWILFEISTLTQWIFILNLGVGLFNLLPVKPLDGGRMFEIVLSYKLKEETYKPITNAVSIVLATIIIFSLIYGFIG; encoded by the coding sequence ATGAATGGGATATGGTATTATATTATAGCTTTCTTCCTTGTCTGGATATTGTCTTTAACTTTCAGAAGACAACTTTCTAATCATGGTTTTGAAATAAATTTTCCCACAATAATGTGGAAAACAAAAAGATTTCATAATGTTATTGAGAAGATAGCTAATTTTTCTCCAAGATTCTGGAAATGGTTTATGAATGTTGGAATCATCATCTCTTTTATAGCTATGTTTTTCATAACCTATTCATTAATACAGTCATTATCAACACTGATAGAGGCTCCTGCAGTTTCAATAGTGCTTCCAGGGGTTGAAATGCCAGGATCCACAATCTATGTGCCATTGGGTTATGGATTAATCTCACTTGCTACAGTTTTAATAGTTCATGAATTCTCACATGGAATATTATCAAGAGTTGAAAAGATTAATATAAAATCTGTCGGTCTTTTACTTTTTACAATACTTCCAGGAGCTTTTGTAGAACCTGATGAAGAAGAATTAGTTAAAAGCAGTAGACTTAGTCAGTTAAGAGTCTATGCTGCAGGTTCAATGGCCAACATTGCACTAGCTATTGTTGCATTACTTATTTTTTCAGCGGTGGGAACCTATGGAATCCCTAATACTTTTGATGAAAATGGGATTGAAATAGATAGGGTTGTTAGTGATTCTCCAGCTAATGGAGTTTTAAAGGAAGGAATGATTTTAGAATCAATTAATAATCATACTATTAAGGATTCTAATGATTATATGGAAGTTGTTGAAACTTTTGTACCTGGTGAAAGGGTATCTATTGGAACAGATCAGGGAATTTACAATCTTACGCTATCTGAAAATCCAAGTAATTCTTCTCGTGGTTTTGTTGGTGTTCAGGCAGCTAACCATTTTGAAATTAAAGAAAGTGTAAGTTCTGTATTTGGAGATACTATTCCTTGGATTCTATTTGAAATTTCAACATTAACTCAATGGATTTTTATATTAAATCTTGGAGTAGGATTGTTTAACTTGCTTCCTGTAAAACCATTGGATGGTGGACGTATGTTTGAAATTGTATTAAGTTACAAATTAAAAGAAGAGACTTATAAACCAATTACAAATGCAGTTTCAATAGTATTGGCAACCATTATAATATTCAGTTTAATTTATGGTTTTATTGGATAA